Part of the Aquila chrysaetos chrysaetos chromosome 6, bAquChr1.4, whole genome shotgun sequence genome, AGCCCCTCTTCTCTCCGCAGCCGGTGACCTGCCAGGATGGCGGTGCTGGGGGGTTACTGTGAGGGCAACAGCTCCATCGCCCAGGCCTGGGTGCAGCAGGGCTTCCAGCCCTGCTTCTTCTTCACGCTGGTGCCGGCCGTGCTGCTGAGCgtctgcctgctgctgggcgCCCTGCAGTACGCCTGCTACGTCCGCTTCGGCCGCGCCATGGAGCCCAAGTACATCCCCCGCTCCCGCCTCTACCTCAGCCAGgtcctgctgtccctgctgctggccctgcagcCCTTCGGCGGGCTGCTGTGGCAAGTGGGGGGGGCCGGGACAGCTCTACGGGTACATGTTGCTGCACGCCTGCCTCTGGGCCCTCAGCTGGGGCTGCGCCGTCgccctcctgcagctggagcatACGCGGGTGCTGGTGCACGACCGGACGCGGGGCCATGGCAccgtcctcctcctcttctgggcGCTGGCCTTCGCCGCCGAGAACCTGACCCTGGTGTGCTGGAGGAGCCCGCTGTGGTGGTGGGCGCTGAAGGACACCAACCAGAaggtgggctgggggctgtgggcagggaaggggggctTTGCCAAGGGGGGAGGGGTGGGCTGTGGCATCACGGTGCTGGGGTGGGATGTGCACGCCGTGCCCTGCCATGCCCAGGGTGTGCACGCTCCCGGGTTGCACCCACGTATCTGCCGCATGTCTTGGCCCCGAGCCCAGCTGTCGCACACATCTCCGTGCCCCCATCCGGCTCAGCTCCCGCTTCTGCCTGGCCCAGCCCCAGGTGCAGAGGCAGGGGGTGTCTGcctgctccccacagcccttTACCCCCTTGCTCCCCCCGCGGGGTAGGGACACCCCAAGCCAGAGGGCACAGAGCGAGAtgtggcagggaggaaggaaggggtcGGGGTGCTTCCTGAGGTGCTGTGCTCAGCCAGGGGCATCCCGCTGAGCTGCGTGGGGTGTCCCCTCTCCCCTATCTGCAGTGCACCCCATCCCTGTGCCCCGATCCTTGCCTCTCTCAGCTCATACCCATCGCATGCCTGGCCGGGCTGTGCCAAGGGCCAGCTGCGGCGCTGACCCCCTGCTCTCCGTCCAGGTGCAGTTTGGCTTCTGGCTGCTGCGTTACATCTGCACGTTCATGCTCTTCATCCTGGGCATGAAGGCCCCGGGGCTACCCCGCAAGCCCTACATGCTGCTGGTCAATGAGGAGGAGCGGGATGTGGAGAACAGCCAGGTGAgtcccagggctggagcagtTTGGGGACATGGTGAGGGAGGAGCTGGGgacaaaatggaaatacagcTGCCCTGGGATCAGCATCTTCAGGAGACCAGGGAGGAGCAAGGGTTAGGGCTGCCCAAGCTCCCCGCCTGCTGTTAGCAGCCTGCGGCCCTGCTGGGAGGATGGAGTGGGGACCCTGAGAGGACGGGGCTGGGTTTCTTGGTGGGGTGTTCCCTGGGGCCATTGCCAGCTGGACTGGGGTGCCGGGGGAGTGACGCCTTGCTCTGCTGTCCCCTAGCCGCTCCTGCCTGACGCCAGCAGGACCACCTCCACCTGGAAGGATTTCCGGAGGAAGCTGCGGCTGCTGGTGCCATACTTGTGGCCGAAGGGCAACCacctgctgcaggggctggtgCTGTTCTGCATGGCGCTCATGGGGCTGGAGCGCGCCATCAACGTCTTCGTCCCCATCTACTACAAGAACattggtgaggggcctggagctCGGCGTGTGAGGCTGCCCACGGCCTCACCAAGTGCTGGGGGGTGTTGCGAgtgacctggggggctgcagggacctgGTAGGAGCAGGGTCCGGGGGGGTCAGGGAgcagtgctgggtgctgcagctgGTTCCCGGGGGGCACCCATCGATGCTCCCTGACCCTCCACCCTGACCCTTGCCACCCTCTCCCCAGTGAACGAGCTGACGGAGGGTGCTCCCTGGCACACCCTGGCCTGGACTGTCTGCATTTACGTGGGGCTGAAGTTCCTGCAGGGTGGAGGTGCTGGTAAGGACTGCTGGGAAGGACGGGGCACTGGGGAGAGACAGCATGGGGCACATCATGCCGGGGCTGGGGTGGCCGGGGATGCCCTTATGTCCCCATCACTGCTGCTCTCTCTTGGGAGCAGCAACCAGGGCTGGTCCGGTTTGGAGATAGCAGGGGGGTCCCATCCCAAATCCCTCTTTCCCAGCTGGGCTTTCTGAGCTAGCTCCATGCCCCCGTGGCGCCGGTCCCCGCTGACCATCCTGTGGTGCCCCGCAGGCTCCACCGGCTTCGTGAGCAACTTGCGCACCTTCCTGTGGGTGTGGGTGCAGCAGTTCACCAACCGGCAGGTGCAGGTGCAGCTCTTCGCCCACCTGCACGGGCTGTCCCTGCGCTGGCACCTGGGGCGTCGCACCGGTGAGGTTCTGCGCAGCGTGGACCGGGGCACCAGCAGCATCAACAGCCTGCTCAGGTCAGAGCGTGCCCACAGCGGCTGGTGGGTGGCCGGGCAGCCCCACTGGGCCAGGCTGATGCGCCATCCCCTTTCCCGCCCCACAGCTACATCGTCTTCAGCATCATCCCCACCATTGCAGACATCGTCATCAGCATCGTTTACTTCACCTCGGTCTTCAGCGCCTGGTTTGGCCTCATCATCTTCGTGTGTATGAGCCTCTACCTGAGTGAGTGGGGGGGTCGGGGTGCAGGGGTGTCGTGCCAGGCTGTGGGGCAGCGGGCGCCTGCCAACAcagccccctcctgcccgcAGCTTTGACCATCTTCATCACTGAGTGGAGGACCAAGTACCGACGGGACATGAACACGCGGGACAATGAGGCCAAGTCCCGTGCTGTGGACTCGCTCCTCAATTTTGAGACGGTACCGTAGGCAGTGGGGGTTCGCTGAGCACTGCCTGGCACTGAGGGGGCCGATCTGGGTGCTGACCCCGGCTCTGCGTCCTGCAGGTGAAGTACTACAATGCAGAGAACTACGAGGTGAACCGCTTTAACGATGCCATTGTCAAGTACCAGGTATGCTCAGCACCAGTGGGTGAGTTGGGGAGAAAGGAGCCAAGCCTCACGGGCACCTGCAGGGAGGATGGAGCTCACTGTGGGTCTGGTTTGGAGGCGGCAGCATCCCGGAGGACCTTGCCTCTTCCAGGTCTCAGAGTGGAAGGTCAGTGCCTCGCTGGGCCTCCTCAACCAGACCCAGAACCTGGTCATCGGCCTGGGGCTGCTCGCAGGGTCCCTGCTCTGTGCCTACTTTGTCACTGAAAACAAGCTGCAGGTAAGGCTGGTGCCAGCCTGGGCAGCCCCCTGCCCAAGGTGGGGCCCCGGGGCT contains:
- the ABCB6 gene encoding LOW QUALITY PROTEIN: ATP-binding cassette sub-family B member 6, mitochondrial (The sequence of the model RefSeq protein was modified relative to this genomic sequence to represent the inferred CDS: deleted 1 base in 1 codon) yields the protein MAVLGGYCEGNSSIAQAWVQQGFQPCFFFTLVPAVLLSVCLLLGALQYACYVRFGRAMEPKYIPRSRLYLSQVLLSLLLALQPFGGLLWQVGGAGQLYGYMLLHACLWALSWGCAVALLQLEHTRVLVHDRTRGHGTVLLLFWALAFAAENLTLVCWRSPLWWWALKDTNQKVQFGFWLLRYICTFMLFILGMKAPGLPRKPYMLLVNEEERDVENSQPLLPDASRTTSTWKDFRRKLRLLVPYLWPKGNHLLQGLVLFCMALMGLERAINVFVPIYYKNIVNELTEGAPWHTLAWTVCIYVGLKFLQGGGAGSTGFVSNLRTFLWVWVQQFTNRQVQVQLFAHLHGLSLRWHLGRRTGEVLRSVDRGTSSINSLLSYIVFSIIPTIADIVISIVYFTSVFSAWFGLIIFVCMSLYLTLTIFITEWRTKYRRDMNTRDNEAKSRAVDSLLNFETVKYYNAENYEVNRFNDAIVKYQVSEWKVSASLGLLNQTQNLVIGLGLLAGSLLCAYFVTENKLQVGDFVLFGTYIIQLYTPLNWFGTYYRMIQNSFVDMENMFELFHEEQEVKDVVNASDLRLEAGRIEFENVHFSYVDGKEILQDVSFSVMPGQTLALVGPSGSGKSTVIRLLFRFYDVRGGCIRIDGQDISQVKQVSLRAHIGVVPQDTVLFNDTIANNIRYGRILATDQEVQEAAQAADIHDRICSFPDGYNTQVGERGLKLSGGEKQRVAIARTILKGPRIILLDEATSALDTETERNIQASLAKVCTHRTTIVVAHRLSTVVGADQILVLKDGRIVERGRHEELLQKGGVYAGMWLQQQAGDEGESKERRTEKPPGSKKGP